The Thermodesulfovibrionales bacterium DNA segment GCCCATATAATGCCACCATGCTCTGCAACTATTCCATGGCATATGGAGAGTCCGAGGCCTGTTCCTATTCCAACGGGTTTTGTTGTAAAGAATGGATCGAAAATCCTAGATAAATATTCCTCACGTATGCCCGTACCATTATCAGTAACCTTGATCACTATTCTATGGGTTTCAGGAATGTATCTCGTAGTGAATATTATCTCACCCCTTTTTCTTCCTGCTTCCATTATTGCCTGTTCTGCATTAAGCAGTATATTAAGTATTACCTGCTGCATCTGCTGAGCATCTACTAGAATACTTGGTGTTTCACCAAAGTCCTTTATGACCTCTATATTGCTGGACCTTAGCCAGTATCCCCTGAGGTCTATAGCTCTTTCAATTATGCTGTTTATGGATTCAAGACTTCTTACAGGTTCCTTCTGCCTTGAGAAGGTGAGCAGGTTCTCCACTATCCTCTTACATCTTTCGGCACTCTGGAGGATTTTCTTTAATTCATTTTTAAGACTCTCATCCCCTGTCTTCATCATGAGAAGTTCTGTATAAGCAATTACACCTGTCAGGGGATTATTTATCTCATGGGCAACACCCGAAACCAGGAGTCCGAGGGATGTTAGTTTTTCCGCATGATAAAGCTGTTTTTTTAATCTTGTTATCTCGGTGATATCTTTCATGTAATGGATTGTTAGAGGTATTCTGTCAAGGAAATGATATATGCTTACCTGATAGATCCTGTCGCCTATAGTTTTTTCATAGGTGTCTGACATTCCTGATGAAAGGGCTATCTTTGTGCTGCAGCTTTCATGGTCGCACTGAAAAAGTTCATAACACTTTCTGCCAACGAGTTCCCTTGGGGTTTTTTTAAAATAAGAGGCAAGTGCCTGATTTATCTTTACTATATTGTATTTATCATCTATGACATATATAAAATCTGTTATTCCGTCAAATATTGCCATCCACTGCCTTCTGCTTTCAGTAATAATCTTTTCTTTTTCATCTCTTTCTTTATCAAGCTCATATTTTGTTATGGCACACTGAACTATGAGCGGAAGGGCATCAATATGCCTTCTGTCTTTCTGCCATGCATAGGCTCCCATATCAAGTATTTCTGATAATTTATCCCTGTCTGTTTCACTACTTACGACAATTACGGGAATGGAGCTTTTTTCTTTTATCTTATGGATAAATTCAACCAGATCCATATCCTGAGGTTTACCGATCAGAATTACAGCCCTGAAATCTTCTTTATTTAGGAGATTAAGAGATTCCTTAGCTGATGGAATATGGACGAGCTCGATATTTACTTCCTGTTTTTTAAAAACATGGCTCAGCTCTATCTCATTGAGTAAGCCATTGCCAGTGACTATTGCTTTCTTTTCCATCACCTTATCTTCTTTACAAGAAAGATTATATCAACCCTTCTGTTCTTTGCCCTTCCTTCAGGAGTTGTGTTTGGTGCAACAGGTCTGTATTCACCATAACCTGCAACCGAAAATCTTGATGGATCCAGAGAACCATCACTCAGAAGAAACATAAGAACACCTGTTGCGCGAGCAGCGGAGAGTTCCCAGTTGGATGAATATCTCGAGCCTTTAACCGGTATATTATCAGTGTGCCCTTCTATAACAACAGGGTTATTTGTTTTTTTAATCAAAGACAGGATGGATAAAAGAAGGGGTTTAATCTCCTCTTTTATCTCTGCTGAACCACTCTCAAATATAATTGTATCTGCAAAGGAAAGTCTCACTCCCTCTTCCTCAACTGTTATCCTGATACCTTCTATTTTACCAGATTCCTGTATTATATACTTTAATTCCTTTTCAATCTGGAGTGCCTCATGCTGTATGGGTTTTATACCTTCAATGGGTGTAAAGTGCTGTGTTACCTTCTGTGCTTTGAAGGCCTCTTTCATTGATCCTGTGAATTTCTCAAGTTTTCCCATATCTACATGGCTTATAGCATACATGGTTGTGAAAAAGGCAAAAAGCAGAGTGATAAAATCAGCATAAGAGACAACCCATCTATCAGTGTTGTCAAGTGGCTCTGGTATCCTGAATTTATTTTTATCTGCCATCTTTTCTATCCTCAATAAATGCCCTCAGCTTCTGTTCAAGATAATAGGGATTCATTCCCTGCTTGATTCCCATTATGCCCTCTATAATCATCTCCCTCAGGAATAGTTTTGAGTGGAGGTTATTTATAATCTTTTTTGATATGGGCAGAAGAATCAGATTTGCTGAACCAACTCCATAAACTGTTGCTACAAATGCAACAGCAATACCAGCACCGAGTTTTGATGGATCTGCAAGATTCTCCATAACATGTATAAGCCCGAGTACAGCACCAATTATGCCTATGGTCGGAGCAAAACCGCCTGCTGTCTCAAAAACCCTTGCTATCCTTTTTTTCTCCTCGGAGTAAGTGATATTTTCCTGGTTTAGTATCTCTCTTAACGCCTCAGGTTGAGCTCCGTCGACAGCAAGTCTAAGGGCCCTTCTTATAAAAGGGTCCTCCTGCCTGTTTATCTCCTGTTCAAGACCTACAAGACCAGATTTTCTTGTAATCACTGAATATCTTAGAAGCTCCTTTATATATTCTTCATGGTCTATGCTTTCTTTTCCGAAAACCTCTTTGAGAGCCTTTATTGCTTTTATAATATCCTTCATTGGAAAACTGAGAAGTGTAGCACCAAAGGTACCACCGAAGACTATAACTGCTGCAGTGGGCTGGATTATGGATTCAATCCTTCCACCCTCCATCATATTTCCACCAATTATGGCAATGCAGCCCATAAGCAATCCTATGATACTTGATCTGCTCATTTCTCTTTTTTCATTATCTCCCTCTGCCTCTGGAGTGTATATCTCAGAATTGCCTCCCTTATTTCATCTTCTGTATCTTTGAAACTCAGGGCTACTTCATATTTCCCATCCCTTTCCGTTACCCTTACTACCTCACCATAGGTAATGATATTGAGAGGAGGGCAGGTATTGAGCTGCATACTTAACTCCATGATATCACCCTTTGATACCGGTTCATCATTCAAGAATCTTATTCCTCCGGCACTTATATTCACCTTCTGGTAACGCACCCGGGGTAAAGATATTTCCTTTTCTTTTTCCATGTATTTCAGTAGAATATTGAGCTTGTTGTTTATTTCATTAAGCATTCTCCAGATTGCAGGATTTATTGATGGATCAGGTTCAATAAATTCCCTAACCTCAATAAGATCTCCGGTCATTATAATTGATGGTTTTTTTTCAGAAGGTGATACTTTTCTTGCTGAAAGGGCTATTATATCATCGATTCTGAAAAATTCCCTTCTCTCTGTCCAGTGCCACCTTAACCTTATTTTTCTGTCATTTATGGATACCACAGAGGTCTTAAATTCATTGTAGTAATCAGGCCTCTCTATTATGAGAATGAATGAATCACCCTCTTTTATATTAGAGGTAAAGGTATCAAGCTCAATAAGAAGACCATTCATCTCAGAGGAGATAACCTCTCCACTGTAGCCTGTGCCTGCATTTTTGGGTTTTAGGAATATCCTTTCTCCTTTCCTGAGCTCCATTCAGTGTACCTTTCTTCCTGTTTTTGTCTGCAGGAATGCCTTTACAACCATGGGATCAAACTGAGAGCCAGCATTGTTCCTCAATTCTTCTATCGCAAACTCATGGCCCAGTGCAGGTCTGTAGGGTCTTGCAGATGTCATGGCGTCATAGGTATCAGCGACTGCAAGAATCCGTGCAAGAATAGGAATCCGCTCTCCTGCTAGTCCGTGGGGATAGCCCCTTCCATCAAATCTTTCATGATGGTGGAGTATTAATTCCCTTTCAGCCGGAAGGAATTTTAGAGGTCTTACAATACTTTCTCCGATTACAGGATGAAGTCTTATCTCTGCCATCTCCTCTTCTGTAAGAGTACTTGGTTTTAGAAGCACAGTATCCCTTACCCCTATCTTTCCTATATCGTGGAGATAACCTCCAAACTTGATGCATTCTTTATCTTCTGCACCAAGACCCATTACCTCAGCGATCTCAAGGGCATAATTTGTTACCCTTTCTGAATGCTGCTTTGTGTAGGAATCCCTTGCCTCAATGCTTGCAATAAGTGATTTCAAGGTATTGAGGAGGTTGTTGTAAAAGAGTTCATAAAGGGCATTGTTCTCAATCCTCAGGGAAACCTTCTTCCCGAATGTCTGGGCTAGATATATCTCATCCTCGCTGAAGGATTTTTCATCAATCTTATTTGAGATGCTTAATATTCCGAATACCTCACCGTTTATAATGAGTGGAATTAATAGAAGCTGTGAGCATAGTGGTAATTCATTCAGGGGATTTCTTTCTCCCTCCTTCAGCAGAAGGGTTGACCCGTTTTTCATTACCCTTTGAAGGGGTTCAGAAAGGGGTATCTCTTTCTTTATCAGCACTGTTGATGCCTCTATTTTGAGAACACCATTTTTAATAATTCCAAAGGCAACATCCCTTGCCATGAGTAGTCTTGAGACCATCTCAACAATTCTTTCATAGATGAGTCTGTTGTCGTATAGCTCATCAAGCTCAGAACATATTGATTGTAATATTGCAATTTCCTGTAATCTCTTTATAAGCTCTTTTTTCAGGTCTTCTTTTCCAGAGAGTGGATTGCCGATCAATCTTTTTTCCTTCAGAAGTCTGTCTATTGTTGTCCTGATCTTTTCTACATTGAAAGGTTTTACAATAAAATCCCGTGCTCCCTCCCTCATAGCTTCAACAGCATTCTCAAAGGTTGGATAACCGGTAATTATTGCTACCGGAGTAAATGGTGTTATGTCTTTGATCTCCCTTAGAAATTGAAGACCATCCATCACTGGCATAGTTATATCCGTTAAAATAAGGTCACAGGGATGGAGCTTCAACCTCTCTATTCCCTCTTTTCCGTTCTCTGCAAGCTCACAGGTCATTCCCATACCCGTGATTATCTGATAAAGCACCTCTCTGACCACATTATCATCATCAATGACCAGAATACTTGGTTTATCCATCACCCCTCACCAGCCTTTCCTTGAGTATTTCAGCCTCTTCATCACTTATAATATTTTTTTCCTTAAGCTTTTCTATACGCTCTATCCAGTCTGTTATTATTCTGGGTTCACCACTCTTTGCTATATTCTTTATGAGCTTTATATCCCTGAAGGTTTCCTTAAGAATATTTCTCAGTTCAGCAAGCTCAGCAAGGGTCTTTGCCCTCTCAAAGGCCTTTGCTGCAAGGAAGACAATCTCTTCAACCTTAAATGGTTTTGCAAGGTAATCATAGGCTCCTTCCTTTATTGCCTGAAGGGCGATGTCAAGGGTTCCGTAGGCTGTAAGTATAACTACTATAATTTCAGGATTAATCTTTTTTGCTGATTTCAGCACCTCCATTCCGTCTGCACCAGGCATTTTGAGATCAGTTATCACGAGTCTGATCTCCTCTGTCCTTAAAAGATTTATTGCCTCAAGTCCGTCTCTTGCAGTCAAGACAGGATAACCCTCTTCTTTCAAGATTTCTTTCAGGACATCCCTAGCTATTTCGTCATCCTCTGCTATCAGTATAGTGAAATCCTCTTTTTTCATTTTCCCTTACTGCCTTATTTTATGGAGTACCTCTTTCTTTGTCTCCTCTATTATCTGTTTCTTTTTTGCCTCTGAGGATATATTCACCACATCTTTGGGTTCCTGCTCATCTTTTTCTAAGAGAGAAGGATTTTTCAACTTTGAGGCTCTTCCATAGAGGTGCATCATCTCATAAAGTTGAAAAGGATATATGGTCATCTCACACCTCCTAAGCCTGTAATATCCCTTTTTATTAATCGGGTACGGAGTTCTAAATCTTTAATTTTTTAAACTTTGCTGTCAAAATATTGACTTGCAAGGGATATAACTCTACAATATAACTATGCGAAGGGTTCTGGTTATTGATGATGATGAGACAGTAAGAGATGTCCTGAATTCTTTTCTTGGAGAAAAGGGTTTTGAGGTGATAACCGCTGAAAGGGGTGAGAGCGGGCTTGAACTGCTTCTTTCAGAGAAATTTGACCTTGCCCTTGTTGACCTTGTTATGCCTGGCATGGGTGGAATAGATATCTTAAAAGAGCTCTCCTCAAGAAAGATAAAACTTCCTGTGATTATCATTACAGCCTATGGAACCATCCAGAATGCCGTTGAGGCAATGAAGCTTGGTGCCTTTGATTATGTTACAAAACCATTTAATCTTGATGAGATAATGCTCCTCATTGAAAGGGCACTCGAGCATGCAAGGCTAGAAAAGGAAAATCTACTTTTAAGAAAGCAGCTCAGACAGAGATACAATTTTTCAGG contains these protein-coding regions:
- a CDS encoding ATP-binding protein, yielding MEKKAIVTGNGLLNEIELSHVFKKQEVNIELVHIPSAKESLNLLNKEDFRAVILIGKPQDMDLVEFIHKIKEKSSIPVIVVSSETDRDKLSEILDMGAYAWQKDRRHIDALPLIVQCAITKYELDKERDEKEKIITESRRQWMAIFDGITDFIYVIDDKYNIVKINQALASYFKKTPRELVGRKCYELFQCDHESCSTKIALSSGMSDTYEKTIGDRIYQVSIYHFLDRIPLTIHYMKDITEITRLKKQLYHAEKLTSLGLLVSGVAHEINNPLTGVIAYTELLMMKTGDESLKNELKKILQSAERCKRIVENLLTFSRQKEPVRSLESINSIIERAIDLRGYWLRSSNIEVIKDFGETPSILVDAQQMQQVILNILLNAEQAIMEAGRKRGEIIFTTRYIPETHRIVIKVTDNGTGIREEYLSRIFDPFFTTKPVGIGTGLGLSICHGIVAEHGGIIWA
- a CDS encoding OmpA family protein, encoding MADKNKFRIPEPLDNTDRWVVSYADFITLLFAFFTTMYAISHVDMGKLEKFTGSMKEAFKAQKVTQHFTPIEGIKPIQHEALQIEKELKYIIQESGKIEGIRITVEEEGVRLSFADTIIFESGSAEIKEEIKPLLLSILSLIKKTNNPVVIEGHTDNIPVKGSRYSSNWELSAARATGVLMFLLSDGSLDPSRFSVAGYGEYRPVAPNTTPEGRAKNRRVDIIFLVKKIR
- a CDS encoding flagellar motor protein, with protein sequence MSRSSIIGLLMGCIAIIGGNMMEGGRIESIIQPTAAVIVFGGTFGATLLSFPMKDIIKAIKALKEVFGKESIDHEEYIKELLRYSVITRKSGLVGLEQEINRQEDPFIRRALRLAVDGAQPEALREILNQENITYSEEKKRIARVFETAGGFAPTIGIIGAVLGLIHVMENLADPSKLGAGIAVAFVATVYGVGSANLILLPISKKIINNLHSKLFLREMIIEGIMGIKQGMNPYYLEQKLRAFIEDRKDGR
- a CDS encoding PilZ domain-containing protein, whose amino-acid sequence is MELRKGERIFLKPKNAGTGYSGEVISSEMNGLLIELDTFTSNIKEGDSFILIIERPDYYNEFKTSVVSINDRKIRLRWHWTERREFFRIDDIIALSARKVSPSEKKPSIIMTGDLIEVREFIEPDPSINPAIWRMLNEINNKLNILLKYMEKEKEISLPRVRYQKVNISAGGIRFLNDEPVSKGDIMELSMQLNTCPPLNIITYGEVVRVTERDGKYEVALSFKDTEDEIREAILRYTLQRQREIMKKEK
- a CDS encoding response regulator, whose product is MDKPSILVIDDDNVVREVLYQIITGMGMTCELAENGKEGIERLKLHPCDLILTDITMPVMDGLQFLREIKDITPFTPVAIITGYPTFENAVEAMREGARDFIVKPFNVEKIRTTIDRLLKEKRLIGNPLSGKEDLKKELIKRLQEIAILQSICSELDELYDNRLIYERIVEMVSRLLMARDVAFGIIKNGVLKIEASTVLIKKEIPLSEPLQRVMKNGSTLLLKEGERNPLNELPLCSQLLLIPLIINGEVFGILSISNKIDEKSFSEDEIYLAQTFGKKVSLRIENNALYELFYNNLLNTLKSLIASIEARDSYTKQHSERVTNYALEIAEVMGLGAEDKECIKFGGYLHDIGKIGVRDTVLLKPSTLTEEEMAEIRLHPVIGESIVRPLKFLPAERELILHHHERFDGRGYPHGLAGERIPILARILAVADTYDAMTSARPYRPALGHEFAIEELRNNAGSQFDPMVVKAFLQTKTGRKVH
- a CDS encoding response regulator, whose amino-acid sequence is MKKEDFTILIAEDDEIARDVLKEILKEEGYPVLTARDGLEAINLLRTEEIRLVITDLKMPGADGMEVLKSAKKINPEIIVVILTAYGTLDIALQAIKEGAYDYLAKPFKVEEIVFLAAKAFERAKTLAELAELRNILKETFRDIKLIKNIAKSGEPRIITDWIERIEKLKEKNIISDEEAEILKERLVRGDG